A section of the Drosophila subobscura isolate 14011-0131.10 chromosome A, UCBerk_Dsub_1.0, whole genome shotgun sequence genome encodes:
- the LOC117900699 gene encoding endoplasmic reticulum-Golgi intermediate compartment protein 2 has product MTATLRYRGDKSNLLDFARNLDAFKKVPEKYTETTEIGGTLSLLSRLLIVYLVYTELHYYWHETDVVYLFEPDISLDEQVQMHVDITVAMPCVALSGVDLMDETQQDVFAYGTLQREGVWWKMSDQDRQHFQSIQMTNHYLREEFHSVADVLFKDIMRDPYPMKGDPTAGSALGPVAPPPGALPASLELHLPNGQPETKFDACRLHGTLGINKVAGVLHLVGGAQPVVGLFEDHWVIELRRMPANFTHRINRLSFGQYSRRIVQPLEGDESIIHEEATTVQYFLKVVPTEIHQTFTTINTFQYAVTENVRKLDSERNSYGSPGIYFKYDWSALKIVVSNDRDHLVNFAIRLCSIISGIIVISGSINALLLCLQRCLLRTFAPNLYQRLGKPPSSAALAPVLPAASSPPPQPAMPVNELLQTANRMANVDISAYLPTAPPKAGL; this is encoded by the exons ATGACGGCAACATTGCGTTATCGTGGCGACAAAAGCAATCTGCTGGACTTTGCCAGAAATCTGGATGCCTTCAAGAAGGTCCCGGAGAAGTACACAGAGACCACGGAAATAGGCGGGACAC TGAGCCTGCTCAGCCGCTTGCTGATTGTGTATCTGGTGTACACGGAGCTGCACTATTACTGGCATGAAACGGACGTCGTGTACCTGTTCGAGCCGGACATTTCGCTGGACGAGCAGGTGCAGATGCACGTGGACATCACGGTGGCCATGCCTTGCGTCGCCCTCTCGGGTGTCGACCTTATGGACGAGACGCAGCAGGATGTCTTCGCGTACGGCACGTTGCAGCGCGAGGGCGTCTGGTGGAAGATGTCGGACCAGGATCGCCAGCACTTTCAGTCCATTCAGATGACTAACCATTATCTGCGCGAGGAGTTCCATTCGGTGGCCGATGTGCTCTTCAAGGACATCATGCGCGATCCGTATCCCATGAAGGGTGACCCCACCGCGGGCTCGGCCCTTGGCCCCGTGGCACCGCCTCCAGGTGCTCTGCCCGCCAGCCTAGAGCTGCATCTGCCCAATGGCCAGCCGGAGACAAAGTTTGATGCCTGCCGACTGCACGGCACTCTGGGCATCAACAAGGTGGCCGGCGTTCTGCATTTAGTGGGCGGCGCCCAGCCCGTCGTGGGGCTGTTCGAGGACCACTGGGTGATCGAGCTGCGCCGCATGCCGGCCAACTTCACGCACCGCATCAATCGGCTCAGCTTTGGGCAGTACTCGCGGCGCATTGTGCAGCCGCTGGAGGGGGACGAGAGCATCATTCACGAAGAGGCCACCACAGTGCAATACTTTCTCAAGGTGGTGCCCACGGAGATCCATCAGACGTTCACCACAATCAATACCTTTCAATATGCCGTCACCGAGAACGTACGGAAGTTAG ACTCGGAGCGAAACTCGTATGGCTCGCCGGGCATTTACTTCAAGTACGACTGGTCAGCGCTGAAGATAGTCGTGAGCAATGATCGCGACCATCTGGTAAACTTTGCCATTCGCCTTTGTTCCATTATATCGGGTATCATTGTCATCTCGGGCTCCATTAACgccctgctgctctgcctgcaaCGTTGCCTGCTGCGCACCTTTGCCCCGAATCTCTACCAGCGCCTGGGCAAGCCGCCGTCCAGTGCAGCGCTGGCCCCAGTGCTGCCTGCAGCCAGTTCcccaccgccacagccagcgATGCCCGTcaacgagctgctgcagaCGGCCAACAGGATGGCCAACGTGGACATCTCGGCGTATCTGCCCACGGCACCGCCCAAGGCTGGCCTCTAG